The genomic interval GCAATATCACCGGAAATCACACCACCAGTGATGTTCTCAAGCGACCACGTATCTGCCGCAACATTAGCTACAAAATTATCCGAGGCATCCCGGGAAATGGCATATGCGGTAATCAGGTTGCCCGGTGTTATACCCTGCGCAGGAACAATTTCCCCGCTTCCATCCGGTTCCGTCTCTACCCCCACCTTTGTGGCTGCTCCTGCCAGTATGGTAAAGTCATCGCTTACGTCGGAAGCCAACTCGCTACTTGAAGCCGTCAGGTTCTTTGTGCCAGCCAGGTTGATACTCAGGTCATTAAATGTTGCAAGACCACTGGCCTGCGTTGTTTCCACCGTTGTCCCGCTAAGCACACCCGTTCCGGAAGACAATGTCATTGTAATTGAAACACTACCGGTAGATACATTATTTCCATAGATGTCCTGTAGCTGTACCGTCACCGATGGACTGATCGTATTTCCCGCCGTAGTATCCGAAGGTTGCTGGCTAAAACCCACCTTCGCCACCGCTCCCGCCGATATGGTAAACGCATTGCTGACGGCTGAATTTAATCCGTCACTTGATGCCGTAAGGTTTTTTGTACCCGCAATGTTGATGTTCAAATCATTAAACGTTGCGAGGCCGCTTGCATTTGTCGTTTGTAGTATTGTTCCGTTAAGTTCCCCGGTCCCGGAAGACAATGAAATCGTAATATCAACCCCGGCGGCAGCTACATTATTACCATTGACATCCTGCAACTGTACCGTTACTGCCGGGCTGATCGTAGCCCCTGCCGTGGCATCAGAAGGTTGCTGAACAAAGACCACCTTTTTTGCCGGTCCTGCTATAGTTGTAATGCTACCGCTCGTGCCCGTTAAGTTGTCAGCATCAGTTCCCGTCACGGTGTGAACAGTTCCTGCTGTCGTACTGGTGGTAAAGGTTACCGTTGCAAGGCCGTTGACGTCTGTTATGCTCGTGCCGGATGAAAAGGATCCGCCATTGGTGCTGCTCCAGGTGACTACTTTACCATCTGCACTTACTGCATTATCATTGGCATCCGCAAGTTGCGCTGTAATTGCTACGCTGCCTCCCGCTGCCGGGCTGTTGTCGTCTGAACTTACGATGTACTTGCCTGCAAAAGGTCCGGCAGTCCATTGTGAAAATGCATCTACACCGGTAAGCGATAGCGTGTTGGCGTCCGTATCTCTTGAGGGAACATACCGGCTGGGCCAGGTCGTTCCCCCATCCGTGGATTTTGCATAAATCAAATTTGCTTCGTTTATTCCGTTCAACTCGTTATCTGCATATTTTGATACGAGGGTAGCATCCAGGCCGGCGTTTGTCGTTGGGGTAATAACAAATATTCTGTTTATCCCGGCAACTCCGTCAATAGTCTGAGCAGTTCCCGTGCCTGTCTTTCTCAAAACAACCGTAGAACCCGGTGCTGAGCCAGCAGCATTTATCTGGATTCCTAAACCACCAAATGTTTCATTTACCCCCGTTGACAATGTGCGTGTTGTCTGAATATTCCCGGTAACGACACTGTCATTTGTAGTATTCCCATCAGTATCGTTTGTTTCTGACAATATTCCGGACGAACCAAGAGTCAGGGTATTACTACTCCCCGTTGTAAGTATTCCACCCGACACCGTAAGTGTCCCATTAACGGTTGCAGAACCGCCAAGTGTAACTCCACTGGAATTATTGACCTTGAGGTTTCCATAGGTAAGGGCACTGACCTCCTGCGCCGCTGTACCTGTATATTCCACGGTCAGATCCGTAAGCGTCTTGTTTGAAATGGTATATTGAGCATTAAAATCAGGAGTAGTTGCCGTCCGTGTTACTTTGACAGTACCGTTCCCGGTCAAAGCGCCGCTTCCGCTGATTACAACTGAAGCACCAGGACTCAAAACGGCATTCAGGTCAACATCCAGCGTTCCATCAATACTAAAGTTCGTATTTACAGAAACGGCAGCGCCGGTATTCGAAATCGTCAGATTGTTAAACGCCGTTGTTGTTCCGCCTATGGTTTGTGCGGCGGTTCCATTCAACGTTATTGTGCTTGTTGATGCAGTAAAGGCACCGTTATTTGTAAAGTCTCCTCCAATGGAGTGGCTAAAGCTGCCAGAGTCAAACGCAGCGCTGGAACCAATGGTGAGGCTGCCGCTAACTGTCATTGCGCCTCCTGCGGCGGCAGAAGCGGTTTCCGACATCGAGAAATCTCCGTCGATGGTCAGCGCCGATGCTGGCATGGTCTTTGTGCCGGTACCACTCAGTATGAGATGCCAATATCCCACTGTTCCGCCATTTGGATTTAACACCGTCTGATCTCCGCCGTTATACTCTACCGTATTTATCAGGAATCGTGCCCGCCATGTTCCATTATTGGTAATTGCACCGGCGATGCGCATGATATTGTCGGTGCTCATCGTCAGTTCTGCGCCGGCGTCGATGGTAATATTGTAGAAATTCGTTTCCCCGGACATTGATGCGGCAGCGTTCGTAAAAATTACGGTGCTCGTATCGGGATTAAAAGTTCCGTTATTTACCCAGCAACCGTTGCTGCCATCAATGGTAAGCTGCGAACTTGAGGTTCCGTTCAAAATACCGCCGCTCCGGATTGTCATGCTGTTGATTGTAACGCTGGAGGGTAGTACCGGGGAATAGTTGCCAGAGGGTAGGGCAGGAATTATTACGTCGCCAGTTGCTCCCGGGACGCCGCCTATCCAATTCGCCGGGTCTGTCCAGTCCGTACTGAAATCGCCATCCCAAACAATATCTGTGGCCACCCTATTGGCAAGTGTCCACTCGAAATCTCCAAAGATTGAACTAAATGCGGCAATACCCATATTAGACAATTCAATCCAGTTGTCTGTTGTATTGAGACTTGAACTGCCACGTTCCTCTACGGCGGCTTCGGGGTCAGCATGATAATGCCATGAACTCAGATTACTTTCCGTATTCCCATTAAGTTCTGAATCGTGGTAGTGGAGTTTCACTGTAGCAACAGAGCCGCTTCCCCCGGTTCGGATAATGTCATAGTATCTCGTAATAGCAGTTGTTTTCCAGGAAGGGGCAGAGCCGATAGTAATTTTTACACTCATTTCTGTTGGCAACGTTCCTGCATCAGAAAAGGTTATCGTGGTAAACTGACTACCGAAACTATACTGGGTATTGGAGGTAATGGTTGTCCGCTTGACAATGCCTGTCACATCACCTGTTCCTACCGTAGTTGCTGAAGCGCCCATCGTAAGCGTGTTGGAGCCTATGGCAAGGTTGCCGGTCAAGGTCAAGGTTGCATTCACCGTGAGATTTGTGGTTGCTGAAACAGCGACGGTTGTATTTGAAATCGTTAAACTATTAAATGTTGTTATACTTGTGCCGGCAATGGTTTGCTCTGATGTACCATTAAATGTCACGACGCCAGTACCGGCAGTAAAGGTGCTGTTGTTTGTCCAGTTGCCTGTCAGACTCAGGGTGCTCGAATTGCCATCAAGTGTTCCTGCAGTGAGCGTTACATAGCCATTGATAATGTGAGATAATCCGCTGCCGGGATTTAACGTCCCGCCGCTCCCATTCATCGTTAATGATGCAGCCGTAACACTGCCTGTAAGAGTCGCCGTGCTTGCTGTCCTCTCAAAGGAAAGCGCCCCTGTTGTAGAGAAACCGGCGATGTTTGGCGTAGCGCTCGTTCCGCCAATGGTTATATTGGAGCCGTTAGCGGTAAACGTGGCGCTATTAGTAAAACTCCCGTTTAACGTCAGGGCATAGTTGCTTGCTGATGTGTTGAATGTCCCTCCCGTAATATTTAATGTCCCGTTCACAATTATGGCCGCCCCCAGCGTTCCCGTTCCTGTGCCGGACTTTGTAAGGTTATTAAAGGTAGTGGCATTATTGGTAATCGTTTGTGCGCCGCTTCCGTTAAAATTGACTGACCCTGTACCGGCGGTAAACGTTGCCGAACCTGTCCAGTTACCGGTCAGGCTCAGAGTACCTGAACTGCCATCGAGTGTGCCCGCAGTGAGTGTTACGTTACCGTTGATGGCGTGAGATAATCCACTGCCAAGATTTAACGTCCCGCCGCTCCCGTTCATCGTTAATGATGCAGCCGTAACATTGCCGGTAAGAGTCGCAGTGCTTGCCGTCCGTTCAAATGAAAGCGCCCCTGTTGTCGAGAAACCTGCAATGCCCGGCGTAGCACTTGTTCCGCCAATAATTATGTTAGACCCATTTGCCGTAAATGTTGCATTGTTAACAAAACTGCCGTTCAAGGTTAAAGCATAGTTGCTTGCGGATGTATTAAGCGTACCTGCCGTGATGGTAAGGTCGCCGTTTACTATGATGGCGGCGCCAAGCGTCGCCGTCCGCCCGGATTTGTCAATAGTGAGATGATGATAGGTTGTTCCCTTTACCGTTTGCGCAGCGGTCGTGCTGGTGTAGTTAACCGTATTGGAATTGACCGTTGCCGTCAGGGTAGTAATGTCTGAAGTACCGCCAATATTTAAAACAGCGCCACTGCCCTGGGTAAGCCCGCCAGAACCGCTTAAGGCTGTGTCAACGGTCAGGGTTGTGTTGTTGGTGAGGGTAACTTCTGCAACCGTCACACTGGGAATTGAAATCGCCGATGTTCCTCTGATTGCTTGGTTGTTTGTGTCAAAGGTATATACTCCCGTTCCGGCGTCAAAGGTCGCGCCGTTATGAATGATCCCTCCCTGAAAGGTCACCGCCTCATTAGCCGAATTATTCCATGTTCCGCCAGCATCAATTGTGACCAATCCTACAAACATCTTTGTTCCGGTTTTGCGTGTGATACCTAATGTGCCTGCAATACTCGTGATGCCATTTGCCGTTAAGGTGTTAGAGCCTGTATTGAACGTTCCTGCCGTTACAGTAAGGACTCCGTTCACTGTGGTGGTAGCACCCAGAGTTGCTGTATTTGACACCTTGTTAATCGTGAGATGATGATAAGTCGTTCCTTTTACCGTCTGATTGCCAGCGCCATTATAATTAACCGTATTGGGATTGGCAGTAGCAGTCAGGGTAGTAATGCCTGAAGAACCGCCGATGTTTAATACGGCGCCGCTGCCCTGTATAAGCTCCCTTCCACTGCCACTACCACTACTGCTTAAGGCAGTTTCAACCGTTAAAGTTGCATTATTCGTGAGGGTTGCTCCCGAGGCAACGGTTATTGTTGGAATCGAAAAGTCACTATCGACAGAATAATCTGTTGTAAAAGTAGCAGCGGTAAGTGATTTCGAGGCCGCCGTGCCGCTGAGTGTGCCGCCGCCTCCTGACTTCTGAAATGTCCATGTGCCCTGAGTCCCCGTGATTGACCCTGTTCCGTCTATCTGCAGATTGCCATTCATCGTAACGCCTTCTGTGACGGTGAAATCCATGGCGCCACCGTCATTTATTATAATATCGCCAAATGTCTTTGTGTTCGACTTTGAAGTGATGTTTATTGCGCCAGTTACGCTTGTTGTTCCTGTGACGGTTGATGTAACACCTCCAATACCAAGCGTTCCGGAGGTAATGGTAAGATTGCCGTTTATTGTGATAGTTGCCCCGAACGACGCCGTATTCGAGGCCTTATTAATGGTAAGGTGATTAAATGTAGTAGTCTTGCTTCCGATTGTTTGATCATTCGTTCCGGTAAATACTACGGTACCGGTGTTTGCCGTAAATGTTCCTGAGCCTGTCCAGTTGCCGTAAAGCGTTAAAGTACTCGATCCCCCATTCAATGTTCCTGCGGTTAGCACAACATTGCCTGTGATGGTGTGGTTGAATGCAGCGCCAAGATTAAACGTCCCGCCCGATGCGTTTACGGTAAGATTGCCTGCTATAGTAAGTGTCGAATCAGGTGTTTTTGTCCCTGCGCCTGAGATTGTCAGGTTTTGATAACCCGGTGTTCCGGATACAGTCTGAGTTATTCCCGATGTATATTCCACCGTTGTTCCGGAGGCGATATTTAATGTATTAAACGATGGAAACGTAGTCCCTACTGTCGCTGAGCCTAGTTTAACCGTTCCGGATGTGAGGTTAAGAACGCTGGAGCCAGATAGGGTGATTACATAACCTCCATCGCTAAAGACACTATTTGATGTTACGTCGCCAATCGTAAGCGTGTTAACTGTTATATTGCCCCCAAGGGTGCCCCCGGCGGTATTATTGACCTTCAGCGTTACATATGTTCCTGCATGTATTGCCTGGGTAGCGGAACCATTATAATTAACCACGTTCCCGCTTGCAGATGCCGTCAGGGTGGTAATGTCTGAAGTACCGCCGATGTTTAAAACAGCGTTGCTTTCCTGCGTGATCCCTCCCGTGCCGCTCAAGGCCGTGCCAACCATCAGGGTAATGCTGTTGGTAAGGGTAACGCCCGTAACGGTTACTCTGGGGATAGAAATCGCTGTTGTCCCTCCTATTACCTGGCTGTTAATATCAAAGGTTTGCACTGCCGTTCCAGCGGTAAAGGCAGCGCCGTTATGTGTAATCCCTCCCTGAAAGGTCACCGCTTCGTTAGCCGAGTTATTCCAGACACCGCCTGAATTGATCGTAACCATTCCGGTAAACGTCTTTGTTCCGGTTGTGCTCGTGATACCTAATGTTCCTGTAACACTCGTAATACCGTTTGCAGCTAAGGTATAAGCGCCTGTATTAAGCGTTCCTGCCGTAATGGTAAGGTCTCCATTCACGGTAGTTGTAGCGCCAAGCGTTGCGGTTTGGCCTGATTTGTTGATAGTTAGATGGTGATAGGTAGTCCCTTTTACTGTTTGTGAAGCCGTTGTACTGGTGTAGTTGACCGTATTGGGATTGGCAGTCGCAGTCAGGGTGGTAATGGCTGAAGTGCCGCCGATGTTTAAAACAGCGTTGCTTCCCTGGGTAAGCCCACCTGTGCCGCTTAAGGCTGTGCCAACCGTTAAAATTGTGCTATTAGTGAGGGTGACTCCCGTAACGGTTATACTGGAAATGGAAATTGCCGTTGTCCCTCCGATCTCCTGGCTGTTTGTTGCAAATGTCTGCACCCCAGTTCCGGCGGTAAAGGTCGCGCCGTTATGGGTGATTCCTCCCCGAAAAGTCACTGCCTCATTCGCTGAGTTGTCCCACGTTCCACCCGCATCAATTGTAACCAGTCCGACAAAGATCTTTGTCCCTGTATCTGAAGTGATGTTTACCGTTCCGTCAATAGTTGTCGGGCCGGTAACCGTTGATGTTACTCCCCCTAAATTAAGCGTACCGGTTCCGTTAACAGAAAGATTTTCTGCAATGGTTAAAGTACCGCTATTTACCGTTGCTGTGCCATCGATGGCCAAATTTCCAAAGGTCATGCTGACAGTCGGAGCGATGGTAGTAGTTGAGGCAAGGGTGGTAGTAGCCTTGGACAGGTTAAAAGTGCCTCTCGTATTGGTAATATCTCCACCAAAGGAGATTGTTGCCGCGTCGCTGGATGTGAGATCTGAGCCAGCTCCGTTTTTGATATAATCACCAGAGAACGTTAAGGCACCGGTTGAAACTGTAATGTCGCAATTTCGTTGTTGACTTGTCGCTGCCCCTTGCAGAGTAGTCCCGCCTACGGTAAACGTACCTGTACCCACCGTGAGGGTAATATTCGTCGTGGCCGCAGTGGGTTGGGCGGTAAAATCGCCGCTGCACGAGAATATTCCTCCATTAAAGGTAATCGTCATATGCGAACCGCTTCTGGCAGGGCTCAGGTCGGCATTTACACATGAAAGGGTAACGCCGGAGGCAAGATTTATGTTATGCACTCTGGCTGTTGTAGTAATTGTATTGGTAATATCACCCGAAATGGTCAGGTTTCCATTAATTGTCAGTGTTGATGCAGCGGAATTACCATAGGTAAGTGAAGCGATTGTTGTGGAAGTGGTTATCGTAGGCTGGTTGGTAATAGCGCCGGTGCCTATCTCGACTGCATCATCTGACGCGGGAGGGAGGCTTGGGGTACCGCTAACGGTAGTCCAGTTTGATGCCGTTTCCCATGCAGAACTTGTGGCGCCGGACCAGCGAACCGTTCCTGCGGCGAGCGCTTCTGCATCACCGGCAAAGGCCAGTGTGAGTATAAAAAGTGTTAAAATTATAAACTTATTCACGTAAGTCAGGTCATCTCAAAAACTTTATGTAGAGCGAAGCGCCACTTCGCCCTGCAATTTTGAAATTACTAAACATTCCATTCTCGTTTTCAAGCCGGAACTTGGAAACGAGAATTAAATTAGGTTGGGCTTTTAAAAAACGAAAACCCAACGGCATTCATTTCTACTCACCCCTACCCCTCCCAAGAGGGGAATTTGAAATTACTTACCGGTGCGTATTTTTCCCTTCTTTCTTGGAACAATAGAGTGCATTGTCGGCTTTTTTGATTAAATCCTCCATGTCATTGCCGTCTGCCGGATATAGACTGATGCCTATGCTGACGGTAATGCCGATTTTGTCATTATTAATCAGGAATTTTTGGGAAAGTAATCCGAGAAGCTTCTTCGCCACATGATTTGCATCCTCTCTATGATTAATGTTTGTAAGGATAACCATAAACTCATCTCCCCCAAAGCGGGCAACCGTATCACATTCCCGGACGCATTCCTTCATCCTCACGGCTGCCTCCTTTAACAGCAAATCTCCCATATGATGCCCGAAGGAATCGTTAACGGCCTTAAAGCCATCCAGGTCAAGCGCCATGACGGCTGCCATCTTCTTATTACGTTTTGCCTGAAGGATGGCCATTTCCAGCCGGGCACGAAATAAATTGCGATTGGGGAGGTTGGTAAGGGCATCGTGATATGCCATGTGTTGAATACACGCTTCCGAACGTTTACGTACAATGGCATTGCCTATAATCTCAGAAACAATACGGAGCAGCATTATATCTTGTTCTTTGCAGGAGCAGCCGTTCAAAATATTTTCACAACTAATAAATCCGAATGAATCTTTGTCCGCAAATACCGGAAAGGACAATACGGATTTGACTTCCCGTTTAATCAAAAACTCTTGTTCTGCCGCTGCTTCTTTTGGCATACGGCACACCTGTGGGATATGAATAACATCGCCCGCACGCAGGTGTTTCATCCACCATGTGAATGCGAAGAAGGAAACGTCCATAAATCGACGTCTTTGAGAGGGTATGCCTTCGTTGCACCATTCATAAACATTGTCAGCCATGCCGTTATTCGTACCGGACAGCACAAGGCATACCCTGTCAACTCCGATCTGCCTGCCAATTTCTCCCTCGCCTATTGTTTGGAGTATTTTTGGAATAGCCTCATCAACAGAAACAGACTCCATCAATATGTTCGACAGTATATACAGGATTTCATGCCGCTGTTCATTTTGCTTTTGTATTGTTATATCTTCCTTTATCGCAAAAAAATGTGTTATCATTCCTTCCTCATTCATGAGGGGAGAAATAGACGCCTTCTCCCAGTAGAAACTGCCGTCTTTTTTCTTATTACAAAACACCCCTTTCCATTTTTTGCCGGAGGTAATTGTTTCCCACAAATGTTTATACTCTTCGGGAGCAGTCCTGCCGGATTTCAGTATGCGGGGATTTGCCCCTGTAACCTCTTCCCGGGTATAGCCGGTGAGTTCAGTAAATTGCGAATTTACATATTCAATAGTTCCCTTTATGTCTGTCACAATTACTGCACATGGGATTTGTTCTATTAACGTGTAAAACATGATACGTTTATCTTTTCTGCCTGTTACCGCGCTCTGCGTGGCAACAAATTGTTTTGGACGCTCTGAGTCCGGATTATTACTCGAGATACAGGGCATCTGATCCTGCATTCCCACGCGAGAGCGCTGGAACGGGAAAAAACATTACACACTCTTTCGCATTGCTTGTTTTTCGTTGGGCAATGCCCATCCTACTTAACTCACTTTGTTCTGAATGATAAGAAAGACGTTGGGTTTTGCCTTTACAACAGACATGCTGGTTACTATTGAGGCGTGTAATCTGAAGGTGGTTACGATAGAGATATGTGCGGAGTGTGAACTTGCCGAGACGAAGCGTAAAGTTTGTATTGGCTTTCGCTACTGTGATTTGTCCGAACCTAAGAATCTGTGTGCATTCAAATAAATCAAAGGCGGAAAGCGATAGCTCTGTGCTGTATACGGCTGCGCTTCGCGCAGCCGTATAACCATAGCCGTATAACCATAGCCGTATAACCATAGCCGTATAACCATAGCCGTATAACCATAGCCGTATAACCATAATAGTCATGTAAGAATAAAGCACAGTAATGTCTAAAATCAAAAAAAATCTTACTGTCGAAGGCTGAATAATTCAGCACTTATCGGTAGTAAGGCTATCTTTGTACTGTAAGTAAAGACCTTTTACTTTGCGTCCCCTGATTGCTCAGGGTTTGCCTTTATCGATATTTTCATGAATCTTGTATTAAAAGCGGGAAATATACATTATTACCACGGGTTATTCAATAGTTATTTTTACCGGTATCAAAATTTTTGTAATACTTTAGTCCTATGAAAAAAACCGCTCGTTCCCAAGCTCCGGCTTGGGAACGGGATTGTTTGAGAAGCTCCAGCTTCGAATGGAAAAGGGAATGAACCCATTATGTCAGCTTGGAGGCTTTTCAGTATGTTACCCAAGATATTTGGGAACCTCTTTTGAATCGAATAATACACGAAGCTTCGCTTGCCGGCTAAATGGAAGCTAGAGCTTCCAACGCAATTACGTTCCCAAGCCGGACAGACTGGGTCAAATGAACTTTATTGTCTCAAAAGTGGGGACAACTCTTCGCATTATGCCTGTTTTCGACCCTATTTAGTGCTGTTTTCCCATTAAAGTGGAGAATGCCTGTCGTAAAATAGGATAAAATTGCCCATTTGACCCAGTCTGCGGAGCTTGGGAACGAGCATTTTTGTTTTTCCAAAAATCTAAACTGTTACAAATTTTTAGATCAGGCTGATTAAAGTATGGCTATAAACAGTGGTATAAAATTTGCGACAACGCTACATAATCATTTAAATGTTTCTGGTAACTATTCAGCTTAGAGGGGATTTAATTTGTACATAAGTTTTATAAAAACCAGTTAAACCACGGAACACGCGGAATACACGGAAATTGATTATTTTGCATAAGTTTTATAAAAACGTGTAAGTATCCTCTTAAAAAAATACTACATTGTGTGAGAAATCGTATTTTTAAACAGATGTTGATAATGGAAGATTAGTAGTGTTTAAAAATTAAACGTTTTGATATACTGAACTCAAAGTATTTTTTTTACGGGAAAAAAATTAAGTTTTATAATGCGTGGGACATTGAACGGTTTGTTTTTAATGGAAGGATAAATAAATGAAGCCGAAAGGTATAATTCTTATTGTCGATGACGAAGAAACAATCAGGCTTTCTGTCAGGGAGTTTTTAGATGCGCAGGGTTATGAAGCAATTGCCGCCGGTAGTTGCGAAGAAGCGCTGGAGAAAATGGATACATTTATGCCGGATTTGATACTGCTGGATTTGAGATTGCCCAATATAAATGGAGTGGAACTTATTGAAAAAATAAAAGAGAAAGACCCTAACGCGTTAATGGTGGTAATGACGGGATATGGAAGCGTAGACTCGGCAGTTGAAGTAATGAGACTAGGGGCATACGATTATTTAGAGAAACCGTTTAAGCTTGACAGGTTAAGGTCGGTGGTTGAAAAGGCATTAAGGAGGCAGGGGCTGCGCCAGGAGGTGCTTGAAATAAAGGAAAAGCAATGGACGTTTGATGAAGAATCGGACGGAATTATTATTGGCAATAGCCCGCAGATGAAAGAGATATATTCTCTTATTAAACAGGTGGCAAAAAGTTCTTCTACAACGGTGTTAA from Candidatus Kuenenia stuttgartiensis carries:
- a CDS encoding Ig-like domain-containing protein encodes the protein MNKFIILTLFILTLAFAGDAEALAAGTVRWSGATSSAWETASNWTTVSGTPSLPPASDDAVEIGTGAITNQPTITTSTTIASLTYGNSAASTLTINGNLTISGDITNTITTTARVHNINLASGVTLSCVNADLSPARSGSHMTITFNGGIFSCSGDFTAQPTAATTNITLTVGTGTFTVGGTTLQGAATSQQRNCDITVSTGALTFSGDYIKNGAGSDLTSSDAATISFGGDITNTRGTFNLSKATTTLASTTTIAPTVSMTFGNLAIDGTATVNSGTLTIAENLSVNGTGTLNLGGVTSTVTGPTTIDGTVNITSDTGTKIFVGLVTIDAGGTWDNSANEAVTFRGGITHNGATFTAGTGVQTFATNSQEIGGTTAISISSITVTGVTLTNSTILTVGTALSGTGGLTQGSNAVLNIGGTSAITTLTATANPNTVNYTSTTASQTVKGTTYHHLTINKSGQTATLGATTTVNGDLTITAGTLNTGAYTLAANGITSVTGTLGITSTTGTKTFTGMVTINSGGVWNNSANEAVTFQGGITHNGAAFTAGTAVQTFDINSQVIGGTTAISIPRVTVTGVTLTNSITLMVGTALSGTGGITQESNAVLNIGGTSDITTLTASASGNVVNYNGSATQAIHAGTYVTLKVNNTAGGTLGGNITVNTLTIGDVTSNSVFSDGGYVITLSGSSVLNLTSGTVKLGSATVGTTFPSFNTLNIASGTTVEYTSGITQTVSGTPGYQNLTISGAGTKTPDSTLTIAGNLTVNASGGTFNLGAAFNHTITGNVVLTAGTLNGGSSTLTLYGNWTGSGTFTANTGTVVFTGTNDQTIGSKTTTFNHLTINKASNTASFGATITINGNLTITSGTLGIGGVTSTVTGTTSVTGAINITSKSNTKTFGDIIINDGGAMDFTVTEGVTMNGNLQIDGTGSITGTQGTWTFQKSGGGGTLSGTAASKSLTAATFTTDYSVDSDFSIPTITVASGATLTNNATLTVETALSSSGSGSGRELIQGSGAVLNIGGSSGITTLTATANPNTVNYNGAGNQTVKGTTYHHLTINKVSNTATLGATTTVNGVLTVTAGTFNTGSNTLTANGITSIAGTLGITRKTGTKMFVGLVTIDAGGTWNNSANEAVTFQGGIIHNGATFDAGTGVYTFDTNNQAIRGTSAISIPSVTVAEVTLTNNTTLTVDTALSGSGGLTQGSGAVLNIGGTSDITTLTATVNSNTVNYTSTTAAQTVKGTTYHHLTIDKSGRTATLGAAIIVNGDLTITAGTLNTSASNYALTLNGSFVNNATFTANGSNIIIGGTSATPGIAGFSTTGALSFERTASTATLTGNVTAASLTMNGSGGTLNLGSGLSHAINGNVTLTAGTLDGSSGTLSLTGNWTGSATFTAGTGSVNFNGSGAQTITNNATTFNNLTKSGTGTGTLGAAIIVNGTLNITGGTFNTSASNYALTLNGSFTNSATFTANGSNITIGGTSATPNIAGFSTTGALSFERTASTATLTGSVTAASLTMNGSGGTLNPGSGLSHIINGYVTLTAGTLDGNSSTLSLTGNWTNNSTFTAGTGVVTFNGTSEQTIAGTSITTFNSLTISNTTVAVSATTNLTVNATLTLTGNLAIGSNTLTMGASATTVGTGDVTGIVKRTTITSNTQYSFGSQFTTITFSDAGTLPTEMSVKITIGSAPSWKTTAITRYYDIIRTGGSGSVATVKLHYHDSELNGNTESNLSSWHYHADPEAAVEERGSSSLNTTDNWIELSNMGIAAFSSIFGDFEWTLANRVATDIVWDGDFSTDWTDPANWIGGVPGATGDVIIPALPSGNYSPVLPSSVTINSMTIRSGGILNGTSSSQLTIDGSNGCWVNNGTFNPDTSTVIFTNAAASMSGETNFYNITIDAGAELTMSTDNIMRIAGAITNNGTWRARFLINTVEYNGGDQTVLNPNGGTVGYWHLILSGTGTKTMPASALTIDGDFSMSETASAAAGGAMTVSGSLTIGSSAAFDSGSFSHSIGGDFTNNGAFTASTSTITLNGTAAQTIGGTTTAFNNLTISNTGAAVSVNTNFSIDGTLDVDLNAVLSPGASVVISGSGALTGNGTVKVTRTATTPDFNAQYTISNKTLTDLTVEYTGTAAQEVSALTYGNLKVNNSSGVTLGGSATVNGTLTVSGGILTTGSSNTLTLGSSGILSETNDTDGNTTNDSVVTGNIQTTRTLSTGVNETFGGLGIQINAAGSAPGSTVVLRKTGTGTAQTIDGVAGINRIFVITPTTNAGLDATLVSKYADNELNGINEANLIYAKSTDGGTTWPSRYVPSRDTDANTLSLTGVDAFSQWTAGPFAGKYIVSSDDNSPAAGGSVAITAQLADANDNAVSADGKVVTWSSTNGGSFSSGTSITDVNGLATVTFTTSTTAGTVHTVTGTDADNLTGTSGSITTIAGPAKKVVFVQQPSDATAGATISPAVTVQLQDVNGNNVAAAGVDITISLSSGTGELNGTILQTTNASGLATFNDLNINIAGTKNLTASSDGLNSAVSNAFTISAGAVAKVGFSQQPSDTTAGNTISPSVTVQLQDIYGNNVSTGSVSITMTLSSGTGVLSGTTVETTQASGLATFNDLSINLAGTKNLTASSSELASDVSDDFTILAGAATKVGVETEPDGSGEIVPAQGITPGNLITAYAISRDASDNFVANVAADTWSLENITGGVISGDIASSGDGKSAVFTGHFAGTAEIKATSGSLTAVNSGTVTVTAGVSFTSPAYGDNDVSVNRAIAAVFSEAMDNSTITTAAFTVSDDIGGNISGTVSYNDRTAEFIPSGILDSDTAYTAVITTEVKDHTGNNMASAYMWSFTTGTSTDDTAPVVSATSPASGATGVAYNGAIAATFSEVVSASTITEATFILSDGVGNIDGTVTSAGATATFTPLTNLALNTTYTATITTGAKDLAGNGMASDYTWSFTTGASADTTAPVVSSTVPANGDTDVVLNGAITAVFGETMSASSLTIATFTVVNGSSTIGGAVSYHGSIATFTPLANLSSNTTYTAALTAGVEDLAGNAMSSAYTWSFTTGTVTDTTPPTVNSTNPSNGASGVAINNATTATFSETMNVSTITTTSFTLSDSSGSISGAVTCDGTTAVFTPLNNLSYSTAYTATITTGVKDLAGNAMASSYTWNFTTVSAPEPPSPPPVVTLTINSTKPLNGAASVAIDTAISATFSMYPPFRKDFNKILILSGFPQIQNNM
- a CDS encoding diguanylate cyclase domain-containing protein, which produces MPCISSNNPDSERPKQFVATQSAVTGRKDKRIMFYTLIEQIPCAVIVTDIKGTIEYVNSQFTELTGYTREEVTGANPRILKSGRTAPEEYKHLWETITSGKKWKGVFCNKKKDGSFYWEKASISPLMNEEGMITHFFAIKEDITIQKQNEQRHEILYILSNILMESVSVDEAIPKILQTIGEGEIGRQIGVDRVCLVLSGTNNGMADNVYEWCNEGIPSQRRRFMDVSFFAFTWWMKHLRAGDVIHIPQVCRMPKEAAAEQEFLIKREVKSVLSFPVFADKDSFGFISCENILNGCSCKEQDIMLLRIVSEIIGNAIVRKRSEACIQHMAYHDALTNLPNRNLFRARLEMAILQAKRNKKMAAVMALDLDGFKAVNDSFGHHMGDLLLKEAAVRMKECVRECDTVARFGGDEFMVILTNINHREDANHVAKKLLGLLSQKFLINNDKIGITVSIGISLYPADGNDMEDLIKKADNALYCSKKEGKNTHR